In Oceanobacillus sp. FSL K6-2867, one DNA window encodes the following:
- the treR gene encoding trehalose operon repressor, giving the protein MQKKYLTIYDDLVNKIQANTWPVSTLLPSENELSIQYDTSRETIRKALNLLSQNGYIQKVRGKGSVVIDIHKFSFPVSGIESYTELAEKLQLKSNTVVHQLGYLEADHEIAKMLALTPAEHTWNVVRVRVISGEKIILDKDYFTERYVPLLSLEICEKSIYHHIENNLGLEIGFAQKEIVVEEPTEEDRKLLDLEGFSNIVVIRSRIYLQDANLFQYTESRHRPDKFRFVDFARRVKN; this is encoded by the coding sequence ATGCAAAAGAAGTATCTGACAATCTACGATGATTTAGTAAACAAAATACAAGCGAATACATGGCCTGTATCGACGCTGCTGCCTTCTGAAAATGAATTATCGATTCAATATGACACATCACGAGAAACTATCCGTAAGGCGCTGAACCTTTTATCGCAAAATGGTTACATTCAGAAGGTCCGGGGAAAGGGATCGGTTGTAATTGATATTCATAAGTTTTCTTTCCCTGTTTCTGGTATCGAAAGCTATACAGAACTAGCAGAAAAGCTACAGCTGAAAAGTAATACTGTCGTACATCAATTAGGATACCTGGAAGCAGATCATGAAATAGCTAAAATGCTGGCGTTGACTCCTGCTGAGCACACGTGGAATGTTGTGCGAGTAAGAGTGATTTCTGGGGAGAAAATTATTTTAGATAAAGATTATTTTACGGAACGCTATGTTCCACTGCTTTCCCTGGAGATATGTGAGAAGTCAATCTACCATCACATCGAGAATAATCTTGGACTGGAGATCGGTTTTGCGCAGAAAGAAATTGTTGTGGAGGAGCCGACAGAAGAGGATCGAAAATTACTGGACTTAGAAGGGTTCTCAAATATTGTCGTTATCAGAAGTCGTATTTATTTACAGGATGCTAATTTATTTCAATACACAGAGTCCAGGCATCGGCCTGACAAATTTCGCTTTGTTGACTTTGCAAGAAGAGTGAAGAATTAA
- a CDS encoding zinc ribbon domain-containing protein — translation MVCPSCKEETESGKFCTNCGASLANEEVAATSDSNPNLTAEVIAAETKQPATTENQSTNEALEKGKQVAGNFGNFFMTLLKNPSHAKKIDGKEWISGTITIALFILLFSISTFITLNNSYFGTTFVEGFLAPFLRLLILFAVIIALTFGGLKLAALKATITTTVAKAGAYLVPFLTIAVLGVLLAFIELPFAGTLILISLIAPILLIPTFIILEQPVNGFDSIYVLIGIYIVGMLIAGYLVQQMIFAFVGNITDLF, via the coding sequence ATGGTCTGTCCATCTTGTAAAGAGGAAACAGAATCAGGGAAATTTTGTACGAACTGTGGCGCATCATTAGCAAATGAGGAGGTTGCGGCAACTTCAGATTCTAACCCAAACCTTACAGCGGAAGTAATAGCTGCTGAAACAAAACAGCCTGCCACAACGGAAAACCAATCGACCAACGAAGCATTGGAAAAAGGAAAGCAAGTAGCGGGGAACTTCGGAAACTTCTTCATGACATTATTAAAAAATCCTAGCCATGCAAAGAAAATTGATGGTAAGGAATGGATTTCTGGAACTATCACAATTGCACTTTTTATTTTACTATTCTCTATTAGCACCTTTATCACATTAAATAACAGTTATTTTGGCACGACGTTTGTAGAAGGTTTCCTAGCGCCATTTTTAAGATTATTAATTTTATTCGCAGTTATTATTGCTTTGACTTTTGGTGGTTTAAAGCTAGCTGCTCTCAAAGCAACAATTACAACTACTGTCGCTAAAGCGGGTGCTTATCTTGTTCCTTTCCTAACCATTGCTGTATTAGGTGTATTACTTGCCTTTATCGAGCTTCCATTTGCTGGAACTCTGATTTTAATCAGTTTAATCGCTCCAATTTTGCTTATTCCAACATTTATTATACTTGAACAGCCTGTTAACGGTTTTGATTCTATTTATGTATTAATTGGAATTTATATTGTTGGTATGCTTATCGCTGGTTATCTTGTTCAACAAATGATTTTCGCATTTGTAGGTAATATAACGGACTTGTTCTAA
- the typA gene encoding translational GTPase TypA, producing the protein MQLREDIRNIAIIAHVDHGKTTLVDQLLKYSGTFRENEQVDERAMDSGDIERERGITILAKNTAVKYQENTTINILDTPGHADFGGEVERIMKMVDGVALVVDAYEGTMPQTRFVLKKALEQKLTPIVVLNKIDRPNARPNEVIDEVLDLFIELGADDDQLEFPVVYASALNGTSGFEPDDQQETMDPIFTTIMEHIPAPADNSDDPLQFQVTLLDYNDYVGRIGIGRIVRGTIKVGQQVVVLKEDGTNKSFRVTKLFGFIGLKRIEIEEAKAGDIVAVSGMEDLNVGDTICPADHPDELPRLRIDEPTLQMTFLVNNSPFAGREGKYITSRKIEERLLKQLETDVSLRVDPTESPDAWIVSGRGELHLSILIENMRREGYELQLSKPQVIIKEIDGVKSEPVERVQVDVPEEYTGAVMESLGARKGEMLDMVNHGNGQVRLEFKVPSRGLLGYSTEFMSQTRGYGILNHTFDAYEPVIKGQVGGRREGVLVALENGKASTYGIMGLEDRGVIFVNPGTEVYAGMIVGEHNRENDLTVNVTKEKHLTNVRSANKDQTSTIRKTRDMSLEEALEYLNEDEYCEVTPESIRLRKKILNKNEREKAAKKSK; encoded by the coding sequence ATGCAATTAAGAGAAGATATTCGTAATATCGCAATTATTGCCCACGTTGACCATGGTAAAACGACATTAGTAGATCAGCTATTGAAATATTCCGGAACTTTCCGTGAAAATGAACAAGTTGACGAACGTGCAATGGACTCAGGTGATATTGAGCGTGAGCGTGGAATAACTATTTTAGCGAAGAACACTGCAGTAAAGTATCAAGAAAATACGACAATAAACATTTTAGATACACCAGGACACGCTGATTTCGGTGGCGAAGTAGAGCGTATCATGAAAATGGTTGATGGTGTAGCATTAGTCGTCGATGCTTACGAGGGTACAATGCCACAAACACGTTTTGTATTGAAGAAAGCATTAGAACAGAAATTAACACCAATTGTTGTTTTAAATAAAATAGATCGACCAAATGCAAGACCAAATGAAGTTATTGATGAAGTGCTTGACCTCTTCATCGAACTAGGAGCAGATGATGACCAGCTTGAATTCCCTGTTGTTTATGCATCTGCATTAAATGGAACTTCAGGATTTGAACCAGATGATCAGCAGGAAACAATGGACCCGATTTTCACTACCATTATGGAGCATATCCCAGCACCAGCTGATAATAGTGACGATCCATTACAGTTCCAGGTGACATTGCTTGATTATAATGATTATGTTGGACGAATAGGTATTGGGCGTATTGTTCGTGGAACAATCAAAGTGGGCCAGCAGGTTGTTGTACTGAAAGAGGATGGAACGAATAAATCCTTCCGTGTGACGAAACTATTTGGTTTCATTGGTTTAAAGCGGATTGAAATTGAGGAAGCGAAAGCTGGGGATATTGTCGCTGTTTCTGGTATGGAGGATCTGAATGTAGGGGATACAATTTGTCCTGCAGACCACCCCGACGAACTTCCACGTCTGCGTATAGATGAACCGACATTGCAAATGACCTTCCTTGTTAATAACAGTCCATTTGCTGGTCGCGAAGGGAAATATATTACTTCTCGTAAAATCGAAGAGCGGTTGCTGAAGCAATTAGAGACAGATGTAAGTCTGCGGGTTGATCCGACAGAATCACCAGATGCATGGATTGTATCTGGACGAGGCGAACTTCATTTGTCAATTCTAATTGAAAACATGCGCCGTGAAGGCTACGAGCTGCAGCTTTCTAAGCCGCAAGTAATCATCAAGGAAATTGATGGTGTGAAATCAGAGCCTGTAGAGCGTGTGCAAGTTGATGTACCAGAGGAATATACTGGAGCAGTTATGGAGTCGCTTGGTGCACGTAAGGGTGAAATGCTTGATATGGTAAACCATGGAAATGGACAAGTTCGTCTTGAATTTAAAGTTCCATCTCGTGGATTGCTTGGCTATTCTACAGAATTTATGTCACAAACTCGTGGTTATGGTATTTTAAACCATACGTTTGATGCATACGAGCCAGTAATCAAAGGGCAAGTTGGCGGCAGACGTGAAGGTGTACTTGTTGCATTGGAAAACGGAAAAGCTTCGACTTACGGAATTATGGGATTAGAAGACCGTGGTGTCATCTTTGTTAACCCAGGTACAGAAGTCTATGCTGGAATGATTGTAGGCGAGCATAACCGTGAAAATGATCTAACGGTTAATGTTACGAAAGAAAAACATTTAACAAATGTGCGTTCTGCTAACAAGGATCAAACATCAACGATTCGTAAAACGCGTGATATGTCGCTAGAAGAAGCTTTGGAGTATTTAAATGAAGATGAGTATTGTGAAGTAACACCAGAATCAATTCGCTTGCGTAAGAAGATTTTAAATAAAAACGAACGTGAAAAAGCAGCGAAGAAAAGTAAATAA
- a CDS encoding S1C family serine protease has translation MDNNNNDFYDKDEHDSNTFDHTDVQKEQTEETNENEHTYKSEKKEPTSNKKRIFSGLGSGLVGGIVSAAIVALLFTNNMIPINQAETDNTETAEEVSTPNIVETLSSEEADVSTNISEVSEAVVGVVNMQQGNVWEGSQEAGTGSGIIYKKENGKAYIVTNQHVVANAKEVEIVLNDDKRIPATVLGGDTLTDLAVLEVDGASIDKVANFGTSEDLAVGETVLAIGNPLGLDFANTVTKGIISGLNRTVEVDTNSDGQADWVTEVLQTDAAINPGNSGGALVNSDGEVIGINSMKIAQSSVEGIGFAIPVNAALPIMEQLETDGEISRPLIGISTASLNQVPPQYRYEINLPEDVEGGMVVADVQNGSPADTAGLQQFDVITKINGQEVTSILELRKYLYSETNVGDDIKIEYIRDGEHQTTNLKLVEQTQKSE, from the coding sequence ATGGATAATAATAATAATGATTTTTACGATAAAGACGAACATGATTCCAATACCTTTGATCATACAGATGTGCAAAAGGAGCAGACAGAAGAAACAAATGAAAATGAGCACACATACAAGTCCGAAAAAAAAGAACCGACCTCCAATAAAAAGAGAATCTTTAGCGGACTAGGCAGTGGACTCGTCGGTGGAATTGTTTCAGCAGCTATTGTTGCTCTCTTGTTTACAAATAATATGATTCCAATAAACCAAGCTGAAACGGATAACACTGAAACAGCTGAAGAGGTTTCAACACCGAACATTGTCGAAACACTGTCTTCAGAGGAGGCAGATGTCTCGACAAATATAAGCGAGGTCTCTGAAGCAGTAGTCGGTGTCGTTAACATGCAGCAGGGAAATGTTTGGGAAGGTAGTCAGGAGGCTGGGACTGGATCTGGAATTATTTATAAAAAGGAAAATGGAAAAGCATACATCGTAACAAACCAGCATGTTGTAGCAAATGCTAAAGAGGTTGAAATTGTATTAAATGATGATAAGCGAATACCAGCAACTGTACTTGGCGGTGATACGCTAACCGACTTAGCAGTATTAGAAGTTGATGGCGCATCGATTGACAAGGTCGCAAACTTCGGCACATCCGAAGATTTGGCAGTGGGAGAAACAGTGCTCGCAATCGGAAACCCATTAGGTCTTGACTTTGCAAACACTGTTACAAAAGGAATTATTAGCGGGTTAAATCGTACTGTCGAGGTTGATACAAACAGTGACGGCCAAGCAGATTGGGTAACGGAAGTACTGCAAACAGATGCAGCAATTAATCCTGGTAATAGTGGTGGGGCGCTAGTGAACTCGGATGGCGAAGTTATTGGGATCAACTCCATGAAAATCGCCCAAAGCTCGGTAGAAGGGATTGGTTTTGCCATCCCAGTTAATGCCGCACTTCCTATCATGGAACAGCTTGAAACAGATGGAGAAATATCACGTCCGTTAATCGGGATAAGTACTGCATCACTGAATCAGGTACCACCGCAATATCGATATGAGATCAACCTTCCAGAAGATGTTGAGGGTGGTATGGTTGTCGCTGATGTACAAAACGGTTCTCCAGCAGACACAGCTGGTTTACAGCAGTTTGATGTGATAACAAAGATTAATGGTCAGGAAGTAACCTCCATTCTTGAATTACGTAAATACTTATACTCTGAAACGAATGTCGGCGATGATATAAAAATTGAATATATTCGTGACGGAGAACATCAAACAACAAATCTTAAGCTAGTTGAACAAACTCAAAAAAGTGAATAA
- a CDS encoding response regulator transcription factor: protein MNYHIGLVEDDANIQNIVSAYLKKEGYEVTIMDSAEKGWELWENDPPDMWILDIMLPGMDGYEFCKKLRTKSDVPIIIISAKDDEIDKILGLELGGDDYLTKPFSPRELVARVKRLFRRTLPKQNLQEEETDRLKVDHLLIYREDRRIFFQGEEYEVTSKEYDMLLLFAENPNRAFSREELLLKIWGNDYFGSDRAVDDLVKRIRKKMDNIPLETVWGYGYRLRKEEE from the coding sequence ATGAACTATCATATTGGACTTGTTGAAGATGATGCGAACATCCAAAATATTGTATCGGCCTATTTGAAGAAAGAAGGCTATGAAGTAACGATTATGGATTCTGCAGAAAAGGGCTGGGAGCTGTGGGAAAATGATCCCCCAGATATGTGGATTCTCGATATTATGCTGCCAGGAATGGATGGTTATGAATTCTGTAAAAAACTTCGTACGAAAAGTGATGTGCCAATTATCATCATTTCCGCAAAAGATGATGAAATCGATAAAATTCTTGGACTTGAGCTCGGTGGTGATGATTATTTAACCAAACCTTTCAGTCCCAGAGAGCTTGTTGCAAGAGTAAAGCGGCTTTTCCGCAGAACACTGCCAAAGCAGAATCTCCAAGAAGAGGAAACAGATCGCTTGAAGGTCGATCATCTTTTAATTTACAGAGAAGATCGCCGAATCTTCTTCCAAGGAGAGGAATATGAAGTAACATCCAAAGAATACGATATGCTGCTACTATTTGCTGAAAATCCGAACCGGGCATTTTCCAGGGAAGAATTATTACTAAAGATTTGGGGAAACGATTATTTCGGCAGCGATCGTGCTGTAGATGATTTAGTGAAAAGAATTCGTAAAAAAATGGACAATATCCCATTAGAAACAGTGTGGGGTTATGGATATCGTCTGCGTAAAGAAGAGGAGTAA
- a CDS encoding HAMP domain-containing sensor histidine kinase, translating to MKLQSQLNVAFTTLLLVIMTAASYVIYSLILDLLIQDEQRQLKETGELLVSFLNEQFETVGDYRQFNEFLQEQDLQLFLYDRNQDAVLMSTMSASVVSDFFEANNFSAANQTLWEYGNERFVTSRILFYPEISGLELILLTPMDDLTVVQQSFFIRLFLVFLIGAAAAVLLSYFMTNKLVTPLTQLKGELKKIEKRQFNEMNRVKATGEIKEVEQSVYDMARELERYMNSQQTFFQNASHELKTPLMTIQGYAEGIKDGIFKDKDQEKGLEVMVTEVKRLKEIINEMILLAKLDSEPSSYNPVTIEAELLIAQVVDRVIPLINEKGIHLHYHVDENIEIVADEEKLLRALLNIVFNGIRHARSEVSIRVVQKKHQVAILIEDDGDGIEEEQAEQIFHRFVKGKDGETGLGLAIARAIVEQSNGKIAAGKSELGGAKFEIRLFQERKGMDKG from the coding sequence ATGAAACTTCAATCACAGCTAAATGTGGCTTTTACAACGTTGCTGCTTGTTATTATGACAGCTGCCAGCTATGTAATCTACTCACTGATTCTTGATTTGCTAATCCAAGATGAGCAAAGGCAATTAAAGGAAACGGGAGAGCTTTTAGTCAGCTTTCTTAACGAACAGTTTGAAACAGTTGGTGATTACAGGCAGTTTAATGAATTTTTGCAGGAGCAGGATTTGCAGCTTTTTCTATATGACCGAAATCAAGATGCTGTTCTAATGTCCACCATGTCGGCATCGGTTGTCAGTGATTTTTTTGAAGCGAATAACTTCTCAGCTGCCAACCAAACGCTGTGGGAGTATGGAAATGAGCGATTTGTCACATCAAGAATTTTATTTTATCCTGAGATTTCGGGACTGGAATTAATTTTGCTTACACCGATGGACGATCTGACAGTTGTACAGCAAAGCTTTTTTATTCGCTTATTTCTCGTTTTCTTAATTGGAGCTGCGGCTGCTGTTTTACTTAGTTATTTTATGACAAATAAGCTTGTAACTCCACTTACTCAATTAAAAGGCGAGTTGAAGAAAATCGAAAAGCGTCAGTTTAATGAGATGAATCGTGTGAAGGCAACTGGGGAAATTAAGGAAGTAGAGCAAAGTGTGTATGATATGGCCAGAGAACTGGAGAGATATATGAATTCACAGCAAACCTTTTTTCAAAATGCCAGCCATGAATTGAAGACACCGCTGATGACAATCCAAGGCTATGCGGAAGGGATTAAGGATGGAATCTTTAAGGATAAAGATCAGGAAAAAGGGCTGGAGGTTATGGTCACGGAGGTTAAACGCTTAAAAGAAATTATTAATGAAATGATTTTATTAGCGAAGCTGGACAGTGAACCATCCTCTTATAATCCAGTTACCATAGAAGCAGAATTATTAATAGCGCAAGTTGTTGATCGTGTTATTCCTTTGATCAATGAAAAAGGAATACATTTGCACTATCATGTGGATGAAAATATTGAAATTGTTGCCGATGAGGAAAAATTATTGAGAGCTCTACTGAATATCGTCTTTAACGGGATACGTCATGCGAGGTCAGAAGTGTCGATACGAGTTGTTCAGAAAAAACATCAGGTTGCAATTTTAATTGAAGATGATGGAGACGGAATTGAGGAAGAGCAAGCAGAACAAATCTTTCACCGGTTTGTTAAAGGAAAAGATGGGGAAACTGGTTTAGGATTAGCAATTGCTCGTGCAATTGTGGAGCAGTCAAACGGAAAAATTGCAGCAGGAAAATCAGAACTTGGTGGTGCGAAGTTTGAGATTCGTCTATTTCAAGAAAGGAAAGGCATGGATAAAGGCTAA
- the treP gene encoding PTS system trehalose-specific EIIBC component, with protein sequence MVNGEKTRTIESIYAPLTGMRIPLEEVPDPTFSKKMMGDGLAIEPMDGKVVAPIDGEVTLTFPTKHAIGLKSKSGIEVLIHIGLETVNLDGEGFEVHVNEGDQVNIGDPLVTFDLELIQRKAASTITPIIITNEDKVENLEITGEANVIAGESPILHVSVKKEMKEERSTLMKKGTRYSDEAKAIVSAVGGLDNVEAATHCVTRLRFALADDKQVDKAALEKMDIVKGTFSANGQFQVIIGQGTVDKVYRAMVNETGINEASKEDVKAAGGKKQNALQRGIKVLADIFIPILPAIITAGLLMGINNILANPGIFGRGAPSVIEMYPQWDGLASMINIIANTAFTFLPALIGWSAVKRFGGSELLGVVLGLIMVHPDLLNAWAYGEALDAGTVPTWNLFGLEIEAIGYQGQVLPVLFASWVLARIEIFMRKRVIDSLQLLIVAPVALLVTGFLTFIIIGPVTFTVGSWITDGLIAIFEAAPIIGGLVYGAIYGPLVITGMHHTFLAVDLQLIGSTETTFLWPILALSNIAQGAAAFAIMAVAKEERLKGLAGTSGISAWLGITEPAMFGVNLQYKYPFYAAIIGSAIAGAFITMQDVLATSIGVGGVPGILSIVPSGWISFGIGMAIVIILPFVITYVIAKRKLNTH encoded by the coding sequence ATGGTGAACGGGGAGAAAACACGAACAATAGAATCAATATATGCACCGCTTACTGGTATGCGCATACCGTTGGAAGAAGTGCCAGATCCAACCTTTTCAAAAAAAATGATGGGTGACGGACTTGCAATTGAGCCGATGGATGGAAAAGTAGTTGCCCCAATTGATGGTGAAGTAACACTTACGTTTCCAACGAAGCATGCAATTGGATTAAAAAGCAAATCAGGTATTGAGGTCCTTATTCATATTGGATTAGAAACCGTTAATCTTGATGGAGAGGGCTTTGAGGTTCATGTGAATGAAGGTGATCAAGTAAATATAGGAGATCCGCTCGTAACCTTTGATTTGGAATTAATCCAGCGAAAAGCAGCAAGTACGATTACTCCAATTATTATTACAAATGAAGACAAAGTGGAGAACCTGGAAATAACCGGTGAAGCAAATGTAATAGCAGGAGAGAGCCCGATTTTGCATGTAAGTGTAAAAAAAGAAATGAAAGAAGAACGTTCAACTCTTATGAAAAAGGGAACACGGTATAGTGATGAGGCAAAAGCAATTGTTTCAGCAGTTGGTGGATTAGACAATGTTGAAGCTGCCACACATTGCGTTACAAGACTTCGATTTGCTTTGGCGGATGACAAACAGGTTGATAAAGCTGCGCTTGAAAAGATGGATATTGTAAAAGGAACCTTCTCTGCAAATGGTCAGTTCCAGGTGATTATTGGACAAGGAACAGTGGACAAGGTATACCGAGCAATGGTCAATGAGACGGGAATAAACGAAGCATCGAAAGAAGATGTGAAAGCTGCTGGCGGCAAAAAGCAAAATGCATTACAGCGAGGAATTAAAGTTTTAGCAGATATCTTTATTCCGATTCTTCCAGCAATAATTACAGCAGGACTCTTAATGGGAATTAATAATATCTTAGCTAATCCTGGTATTTTTGGCAGGGGAGCACCATCCGTTATCGAGATGTATCCACAGTGGGATGGACTGGCGAGCATGATTAATATTATCGCCAATACCGCATTTACCTTCTTGCCTGCCTTGATTGGCTGGTCTGCAGTGAAGCGATTTGGCGGAAGTGAACTGTTAGGTGTTGTACTTGGTTTAATTATGGTTCATCCAGACTTATTAAACGCTTGGGCTTATGGGGAAGCACTTGATGCTGGTACAGTACCAACATGGAATTTATTTGGACTGGAAATTGAGGCGATTGGTTATCAGGGTCAAGTATTACCAGTATTATTTGCATCATGGGTATTAGCAAGGATAGAAATATTTATGAGAAAACGTGTTATTGATTCATTGCAATTATTAATCGTAGCTCCAGTTGCATTGCTCGTTACAGGCTTTTTAACCTTCATTATTATAGGACCAGTTACGTTTACAGTAGGCAGCTGGATTACAGACGGCTTGATCGCTATCTTTGAAGCAGCGCCAATTATTGGAGGACTCGTATATGGAGCAATTTATGGGCCATTGGTTATCACAGGAATGCATCATACCTTCTTAGCAGTAGATTTACAGCTGATTGGCAGTACAGAAACTACCTTCTTATGGCCGATTCTTGCACTATCAAATATCGCGCAAGGTGCTGCAGCATTTGCGATAATGGCAGTTGCGAAAGAGGAGAGATTAAAAGGACTTGCAGGTACGTCTGGAATTTCGGCTTGGTTAGGTATTACAGAGCCAGCCATGTTTGGGGTTAATTTGCAATATAAGTATCCTTTCTATGCAGCAATTATAGGATCAGCTATTGCTGGTGCCTTTATTACAATGCAAGATGTGCTTGCAACCTCCATTGGTGTCGGTGGAGTACCAGGGATTCTTTCCATAGTTCCATCAGGATGGATCTCATTTGGCATCGGAATGGCAATTGTAATTATTTTACCTTTTGTCATTACGTACGTTATTGCAAAACGCAAATTAAATACACATTAA
- the treC gene encoding alpha,alpha-phosphotrehalase, which translates to MSETWWKKSVVYQIYPKSFHDTTGNGTGDIQGIISKLDYLKKLGVDVIWLTPVYKSPQNDNGYDISDYYSIEPSYGTMGDFEELLQETHRRDMKLIMDLVINHTSTEHEWFQEAKKSKDNPYRDFYIWKDPVDGEEPNNWQSKFGGSAWQYDEQTEQYYLHLFDRTQADLNWENEKLREKLFDMMRFWAEKGIDGFRLDVINLISKDQAFPNDDIGDGRRFYTDGPRIHEYLNEMNQEVFSKYSMLTVGEMSSTSLEACVLYTQPERQELSMTFQFHHLKVDYRNGEKWTKAPFDFLKLKKILSDWQVGMHEENGWNALFWCNHDQPRAVSRFGNDTKLHRESAKMLATTLHMMKGTPYIYQGEEIGMTNPNFTSIDQYRDVESLNAYKTLRDSGKSEEGTIAVLQQKSRDNGRTPMQWSNEKHAGFTSGTPWINVAANYLEINVSQALEDKDSIFYHHQQLIQLRKKYDIITYGDYQLLFEDDPKIFAYTRNWNGEKLIVISNFSEDHATVDLQLDKKIANPEILLSNYADSPQSLEQLSLRPYESIVYHVLTDM; encoded by the coding sequence ATGAGTGAAACATGGTGGAAGAAGTCAGTCGTTTATCAAATCTATCCAAAAAGTTTTCACGATACAACAGGAAATGGAACAGGAGATATTCAAGGTATTATCTCGAAATTAGACTACCTGAAAAAGCTGGGTGTCGATGTTATTTGGTTAACACCGGTTTATAAATCACCACAAAATGATAATGGATATGATATTAGTGATTATTATTCCATTGAACCGAGCTATGGAACCATGGGAGATTTTGAAGAGCTGTTGCAAGAAACACACCGGCGTGACATGAAGCTGATAATGGATCTTGTTATTAATCACACATCAACTGAGCATGAATGGTTCCAAGAAGCAAAGAAATCAAAGGATAATCCATACCGTGACTTCTATATTTGGAAGGATCCGGTTGATGGGGAAGAGCCAAACAATTGGCAATCCAAATTTGGTGGCTCTGCATGGCAATATGATGAGCAAACAGAACAGTATTACTTGCATTTATTTGATCGCACACAAGCTGATTTGAATTGGGAAAATGAAAAGCTGCGTGAAAAGCTTTTTGATATGATGCGCTTTTGGGCGGAAAAAGGGATTGATGGATTCCGACTTGATGTCATTAATTTAATTTCAAAAGATCAAGCCTTTCCTAATGATGACATTGGGGATGGTCGCAGATTTTATACAGATGGACCCCGCATCCATGAATATTTAAATGAAATGAATCAGGAAGTATTCTCAAAATACAGTATGCTGACGGTCGGTGAAATGTCTTCAACATCACTTGAAGCATGTGTACTTTATACTCAGCCTGAGCGACAAGAGCTTTCGATGACATTTCAATTTCATCATTTGAAAGTGGATTATCGAAATGGAGAAAAGTGGACAAAGGCTCCATTTGATTTCTTAAAGCTGAAGAAAATCCTTTCTGATTGGCAGGTTGGGATGCACGAAGAAAACGGATGGAATGCTTTATTCTGGTGTAACCATGATCAGCCGCGTGCTGTATCGCGATTTGGTAATGATACAAAGCTGCACCGTGAATCAGCAAAAATGCTTGCCACCACACTTCATATGATGAAAGGTACACCATATATTTATCAAGGTGAGGAGATCGGGATGACAAATCCTAATTTCACTTCCATTGATCAATACCGTGATGTAGAGTCATTAAATGCTTACAAAACATTACGAGACAGTGGTAAATCAGAAGAGGGAACAATAGCGGTTTTACAGCAAAAATCACGTGACAATGGGCGCACACCAATGCAATGGTCTAATGAAAAGCATGCAGGCTTTACATCTGGAACACCATGGATCAATGTTGCAGCTAATTATCTTGAAATCAATGTTAGTCAAGCTTTAGAAGATAAAGATTCTATCTTTTATCACCATCAGCAGTTGATTCAATTGCGGAAGAAATATGATATTATTACGTATGGGGACTATCAACTGCTATTTGAAGATGATCCCAAAATATTTGCATATACAAGAAACTGGAATGGCGAAAAGCTGATCGTTATAAGTAATTTTTCTGAAGATCATGCAACAGTCGATTTACAGCTGGACAAGAAAATAGCAAATCCAGAAATTTTGTTATCCAATTACGCTGATTCACCACAATCGCTGGAACAATTAAGTTTAAGACCTTATGAATCGATTGTTTATCATGTATTAACAGATATGTAA